A part of Oncorhynchus clarkii lewisi isolate Uvic-CL-2024 chromosome 17, UVic_Ocla_1.0, whole genome shotgun sequence genomic DNA contains:
- the LOC139370929 gene encoding voltage-gated hydrogen channel 1-like — MSKYLRHFTTVGDDHTAHWHNEGLHEAREETGPATGQLPHLQVTFRDSLKRLYSSDRFQIAVVCLVILDAFFVLGELLIDLSIIKLEHGHVAPQVFHYLSLALLTFFMVELAGKLFAYRLEFFHHKFEVFDGLVVIVSFILDIVYIASEDAFDGMGLLILLRLWRVARIVNGILMSVKSRADREVQKLKESNDHLVQQVNDLQEHNGKMEKENSKLRAILRQHKIEF; from the exons ATGTCCAAGTACCTGAGGCATTTCACCACGGTGGGTGATGACCACACAGCCCATTGGCACAACGAGGGGCTGCATGAGGCTAGAGAGGAGACGGGACCAGCCACAGGACAGTTGCCCCACTTACAAGTCACCTTCAGAGACTCCCTGAAGAGACTCTACAGCTCAGACAGATTCCAG ATAGCTGTGGTATGCCTGGTCATCCTGGATGCATTCTTTGTGCTGGGCGAGCTACTGATCGACCTGTCAATCATCAAGTTGGAGCATGGGCACGTTGCCCCTCAG GTCTTCCACTACCTGAGTCTGGCTCTTCTCACCTTCTTCATGGTGGAGCTGGCTGGAAAGCTCTTTGCCTACAGACTGGAGTTTTTCCATCACAAGTTTGAGGTGTTTGATGGGCTGGTGGTGATTGTGTCCTTCATCCTGGACATTGTGTATATCGCCAGTGAAGATGCCTTTGACGGCATGGGCCTCCTGATCCTCCTCAGGCTCTGGAGGGTGGCCAGGATCGTCAACG GAATCCTGATGTCTGTGAAGTCACGGGCCGATCGCGAAGTTCAAAAGCTGAAGGAGAGCAACGATCACCTGGTCCAGCAAGTTAACGACCTACAAGAGCACAATGGCAAGATG GAAAAAGAGAACAGTAAACTACGAGCTATCCTCCGACAGCATAAAATTGAGTTCTGA